The following are encoded in a window of Limibacter armeniacum genomic DNA:
- a CDS encoding tetratricopeptide repeat protein — MADFHNKELNDALVRFEKMLKENRNQFFDLHVFEDMIEYYITNAKAEEALKVCIVANNQYPYSVEILVHKARTLTFMGQFKEAFNVIEVAESIQPYEFDVLFCKASLLSALNNYEDAVAYYEKALTLAEDKAEVLYCIGFTYQSYNKYERAIEYYQSALLEDITHEDAVHEMSFSLNQIEKQTEGIEFFQQFIDEDPYNAYAWYNMGIIYSGTGQDTEALNAYEYATLIDETISSAYFNMGHCYMNMEDYPSAFRSYLNTLEHEGPNAEVYCHIAAATEKMEDYNVALKYYKKATDLDKDYDEAWFGGGECLRQLDKYMEAVHYLSQATQLNQFKDEYWLALAQAEGALGNINAALDAYKSASNLNPANAEVWLNWAEALKDNDKLTQAAELIEDAIDELPESADLLYRATAYSLLIGNLDKACEYLEQALTLDREKHIQLFEYFPEVEMQKALQKMIQHFSD; from the coding sequence ATGGCGGATTTTCACAACAAAGAACTTAATGATGCGCTTGTCCGGTTCGAAAAGATGCTAAAAGAAAACCGCAACCAGTTTTTTGACCTGCATGTATTCGAGGACATGATTGAGTACTACATTACCAATGCCAAGGCAGAGGAAGCACTCAAGGTATGTATCGTGGCCAACAATCAGTATCCCTACTCAGTGGAAATCCTGGTTCACAAAGCACGTACACTCACTTTTATGGGGCAGTTCAAAGAAGCATTTAACGTAATTGAAGTTGCTGAGAGCATTCAACCTTATGAGTTTGATGTGCTCTTCTGTAAAGCTTCGCTGTTGTCAGCACTCAACAATTACGAAGATGCTGTCGCATATTATGAGAAAGCCCTTACCCTAGCAGAAGACAAAGCCGAAGTACTTTACTGTATTGGCTTTACTTATCAATCATACAACAAATACGAAAGAGCCATTGAATACTATCAATCAGCATTGTTAGAAGATATTACACATGAAGATGCTGTTCACGAAATGTCTTTCTCTCTCAACCAGATTGAAAAACAGACAGAAGGCATTGAGTTTTTCCAACAGTTTATTGATGAAGACCCATACAATGCCTACGCATGGTACAACATGGGCATCATATATAGTGGCACAGGTCAGGACACTGAAGCTTTGAATGCTTATGAATATGCCACACTGATTGATGAAACCATTTCATCGGCCTATTTCAATATGGGGCACTGCTATATGAATATGGAGGATTACCCTAGTGCTTTCCGCTCTTATCTTAACACGCTGGAGCATGAAGGCCCGAATGCAGAGGTATACTGTCATATTGCAGCTGCTACTGAGAAAATGGAGGATTATAACGTTGCCCTAAAGTACTACAAAAAGGCAACTGACCTTGACAAGGACTATGATGAAGCATGGTTTGGAGGAGGAGAATGCCTCAGACAGCTGGATAAATACATGGAGGCTGTGCATTACCTATCTCAAGCCACGCAACTGAACCAGTTTAAGGATGAATATTGGTTAGCACTTGCCCAAGCCGAAGGTGCATTAGGAAATATTAACGCTGCGTTGGATGCTTACAAATCAGCCTCCAACCTCAACCCTGCCAATGCTGAGGTATGGCTTAACTGGGCTGAAGCGCTCAAGGATAATGACAAGTTGACACAAGCAGCAGAGTTGATAGAAGATGCGATCGATGAATTGCCTGAATCCGCTGACTTGCTTTATCGTGCAACTGCCTATAGCTTACTTATTGGTAACCTTGACAAAGCCTGTGAATACCTTGAACAAGCCTTGACATTGGACAGAGAAAAGCATATTCAGCTATTTGAATATTTTCCTGAAGTTGAAATGCAGAAAGCCTTGCAGAAAATGATTCAGCATTTCTCTGACTGA
- a CDS encoding ABC transporter ATP-binding protein: MALFRKMASKQQATEKKKKLDGGSLKRLLGIFRFMAPYKGYFVAGMICLFFSSTVLLAFPYFTGELVNAAVGVNDNSWLESINQIALALVAVFAVQSIFSFFRILFFAQVTEHAMADLREALYRKYISLPMAFFDKRRAGELFSRITADVSLLQDTFSTTLAELFRQVSILVFGVSILFFKNFQLTAFMLLTFPVLVVVALVFGKSIRKLSKNTQDELASTNVIVEEMLQSVSVVKAFTNELFEINRYSNSLQNVVKIALRTATFRGAFVSFIIFGLFGGIVLVLWYGTTLVSEGAIKIGDLFSFIIYTMFIGGSIAGLGDIYGKLQKGVGASDRVQEILDEATEYEINEEVAALPLKGNILYENVRFAYPTRDEIEVLKGVNLEIGAGEKVAFVGASGAGKSTMVQTLLRFYDLNGGSIKVDGEDIAGYDLIAYRSNIGIVPQEVILFGGTIRENIAYGKPGASESEIIEAAQKANAYDFIMSFPEGLDTLVGERGVKLSGGQRQRIAIARAILKDPAILILDEATSSLDAESEKLVQDALNVLMEGRTTIIIAHRLTTIREVDKICVLDNGQIVEMGAHNELADKQGGIYNNLLNLQMQNM, from the coding sequence ATGGCATTGTTCAGAAAGATGGCAAGCAAACAGCAGGCTACAGAAAAGAAAAAAAAGTTGGATGGAGGCAGTTTAAAGAGACTGTTAGGAATCTTCCGGTTTATGGCTCCCTACAAAGGCTATTTTGTGGCGGGCATGATATGTCTATTCTTTTCTAGTACGGTATTGCTGGCATTCCCATATTTTACTGGTGAATTGGTAAATGCAGCAGTTGGTGTAAATGACAACAGTTGGCTAGAAAGCATTAATCAGATAGCGTTGGCTTTGGTGGCTGTATTTGCTGTTCAGAGTATATTTTCATTTTTCCGCATCCTCTTTTTCGCACAAGTTACGGAGCATGCAATGGCAGACTTGAGAGAGGCACTTTACAGAAAATATATCAGCCTGCCGATGGCATTTTTTGATAAGCGCAGAGCAGGAGAATTGTTTAGCCGTATTACAGCTGATGTGTCCCTGCTTCAGGATACATTCTCAACAACTTTGGCTGAATTGTTCAGGCAAGTATCCATTCTGGTTTTTGGGGTGTCGATTCTGTTCTTCAAGAACTTTCAACTAACGGCATTTATGCTCCTGACTTTCCCTGTTCTTGTAGTGGTGGCATTGGTGTTTGGTAAGTCTATCCGTAAGCTATCAAAGAATACGCAGGATGAGTTAGCAAGTACCAATGTGATTGTAGAGGAAATGTTACAGTCTGTTAGTGTGGTAAAGGCTTTTACCAATGAGTTGTTTGAGATTAACCGTTACAGTAACTCTTTACAGAATGTCGTGAAGATCGCATTGAGAACAGCCACCTTTAGAGGGGCATTTGTCTCTTTTATTATTTTTGGTCTTTTCGGAGGTATTGTACTCGTGCTTTGGTATGGTACTACTTTGGTAAGTGAAGGAGCCATTAAAATAGGAGACCTTTTCTCATTCATTATTTATACCATGTTTATCGGAGGCTCAATTGCGGGCTTGGGTGATATCTATGGTAAGTTACAGAAAGGAGTTGGCGCTTCTGATAGGGTACAGGAGATCTTGGATGAGGCAACTGAATACGAAATCAATGAAGAGGTAGCTGCACTTCCACTGAAAGGAAACATTTTATATGAAAATGTACGTTTTGCTTATCCGACAAGGGATGAGATTGAAGTGTTGAAAGGAGTGAATCTGGAAATAGGCGCAGGAGAAAAAGTAGCATTTGTAGGAGCTAGTGGAGCTGGTAAATCTACAATGGTGCAGACATTACTTCGATTCTATGACCTCAATGGTGGAAGCATTAAAGTAGACGGTGAGGATATAGCTGGCTACGACTTGATAGCTTATAGAAGTAATATTGGTATTGTTCCTCAAGAAGTGATCTTGTTCGGAGGAACTATTCGTGAGAATATAGCCTATGGTAAGCCAGGTGCTTCGGAGTCAGAAATCATAGAGGCGGCACAGAAAGCAAATGCCTATGATTTTATCATGAGTTTCCCTGAAGGACTTGATACTTTGGTTGGTGAACGAGGAGTGAAACTGTCTGGAGGACAACGCCAAAGAATCGCCATAGCAAGAGCGATATTGAAAGATCCTGCTATCCTGATTCTTGATGAAGCAACCAGTTCATTGGATGCTGAGTCAGAAAAACTGGTACAGGATGCGCTGAATGTATTGATGGAGGGAAGAACAACTATCATTATTGCACACAGACTGACAACGATCAGAGAAGTAGATAAGATTTGTGTGCTGGATAATGGACAAATTGTAGAGATGGGTGCGCACAATGAACTGGCTGACAAGCAAGGAGGGATTTACAATAACCTGCTGAACCTGCAAATGCAGAATATGTAA
- a CDS encoding phosphosulfolactate synthase, translating into MNYVLENIPERALKPREKGLTMVMDKGLSLREVEDVLETSGDYIDIVKLGWATSYVYPKLEEKIKIYKDAGISVYFGGTLFEAFVVRNQFDDYRRVLDKFGLELAEVSDGSLEMPHDIKCQYIRQLSEQVTVLSEVGSKDAEKIIPPYKWIQLMTDELSAGAWKVIGEARESGNVGLFRSSGEVRTGLVDEILTQIPYEKIIWEAPQKAQQVWFIKLMGSNVNLGNIAPNEVIPLETIRLGLRGDTFDHFLNNEWK; encoded by the coding sequence ATGAACTACGTCCTTGAAAATATTCCGGAAAGAGCGTTGAAGCCTCGTGAGAAAGGACTGACCATGGTCATGGACAAAGGGTTGTCTCTAAGAGAGGTCGAGGATGTTTTGGAAACTTCTGGAGATTACATTGACATTGTTAAGCTGGGATGGGCTACTTCATATGTTTATCCAAAACTCGAAGAGAAAATCAAAATATACAAGGATGCCGGTATTAGTGTTTACTTTGGCGGAACACTCTTTGAAGCATTCGTAGTAAGAAACCAATTTGATGATTACAGAAGAGTACTTGACAAGTTTGGACTTGAGCTTGCTGAAGTTTCAGACGGTTCACTTGAAATGCCACATGATATAAAATGCCAATATATCAGACAGCTTTCAGAACAAGTTACTGTACTTTCTGAAGTTGGATCCAAGGATGCTGAAAAAATCATTCCTCCTTACAAATGGATTCAACTAATGACTGATGAGCTTAGCGCTGGTGCGTGGAAAGTAATCGGTGAAGCTCGTGAAAGTGGAAATGTTGGGCTTTTCAGATCTTCAGGTGAGGTAAGAACTGGTTTGGTTGATGAAATCCTGACACAGATTCCTTATGAAAAGATCATTTGGGAGGCTCCTCAAAAAGCACAACAAGTTTGGTTTATCAAACTAATGGGCTCAAACGTTAACCTTGGCAATATTGCTCCTAATGAAGTTATTCCATTAGAAACAATCAGACTCGGTCTAAGAGGTGATACATTTGATCACTTCCTCAACAACGAGTGGAAGTAA
- the kdsA gene encoding 3-deoxy-8-phosphooctulonate synthase, which translates to MTLYDKLKSGPFIISGPCVIENEAMIMDLAETLKKMMEELNLTYIFKASFDKANRTSVDSYRGPGLEEGLRILQKVKDTFDLPVTTDIHEASQAAPVAEVVDILQIPAFLCRQTDLLVEAGKTGKIVNIKKAQFLSGKDMIHPAKKVETTGNHQVMLTERGKSFGNNDLVVDFRDIIEMQEFGYPVVMDVTHSCQKPGGAGAKSGGNSAFAPYFAKAAAAVGVRGFFFETHRNPAEALSDGPNMVKLDEFKGVLEDVKKHF; encoded by the coding sequence ATGACTTTATACGATAAACTGAAATCGGGACCTTTTATCATATCAGGACCGTGTGTGATTGAGAATGAAGCGATGATCATGGATTTGGCTGAAACGCTAAAGAAGATGATGGAGGAGCTCAATCTGACTTATATCTTCAAAGCGTCTTTTGATAAGGCAAACCGTACGTCGGTAGATTCATACAGAGGACCAGGACTTGAAGAAGGTTTGAGAATCTTGCAAAAGGTTAAGGATACATTTGACTTGCCTGTTACGACAGACATTCACGAAGCTTCACAGGCAGCTCCTGTAGCTGAAGTAGTAGATATCTTACAGATTCCTGCATTCCTTTGCCGTCAAACAGACCTATTGGTTGAGGCAGGGAAAACAGGCAAGATTGTCAATATCAAGAAAGCGCAATTCCTGTCTGGAAAAGACATGATTCATCCTGCTAAGAAGGTTGAAACAACTGGTAACCATCAGGTGATGTTGACAGAGCGTGGTAAATCATTTGGAAATAATGACCTTGTAGTGGACTTCCGCGACATTATCGAGATGCAGGAGTTTGGGTACCCAGTAGTAATGGACGTAACTCATTCTTGTCAGAAGCCGGGTGGAGCAGGTGCTAAAAGTGGAGGAAACAGTGCTTTCGCTCCTTATTTTGCTAAAGCAGCAGCAGCGGTTGGCGTAAGAGGATTCTTCTTTGAAACTCACCGTAACCCAGCAGAGGCGCTTTCAGATGGACCAAACATGGTAAAACTGGATGAGTTTAAAGGTGTATTGGAAGATGTGAAAAAGCACTTCTAA
- a CDS encoding NAD-dependent epimerase/dehydratase family protein, producing MQYFITGCTGFIGSHIAQKIIDSGGKIKALKRENSDLSSLGSLAEQIEWTDVNIMDPNNLQEAMQGTDIVIHAAATVSFNPAQKENMFKTNVQGTANIVNASLELGIKKFCHISSIAAIGSSEHTLELDETNKWVNDDLTSPYSESKYLAEQEVWRGIAEGLEAVIVNPSVVLGVGDWQRSSVKVFNYITENPPYYPSGLLNYVDVRDVSEIVLKLIQSNTTGERFILNAEAIPYRKAFSIMAKHLGAKAPNKKLPLLLAKVLVKIEAFRAWMANKEPKITDDLIRSTAKKYYYSNQRIKHKFGYEFRKLEDTMQWVGKHYNNT from the coding sequence TTGCAATACTTCATTACCGGATGCACTGGCTTTATTGGAAGTCATATCGCTCAAAAAATTATAGACAGTGGAGGCAAAATTAAAGCACTGAAAAGAGAAAATAGTGACTTGTCCTCTCTTGGAAGTCTTGCTGAGCAAATAGAGTGGACGGATGTCAACATAATGGATCCGAACAACTTGCAGGAAGCGATGCAAGGCACCGATATTGTAATCCATGCAGCAGCCACAGTTTCTTTTAACCCTGCTCAAAAGGAAAACATGTTCAAGACCAACGTACAGGGCACTGCCAATATAGTCAATGCTTCGTTGGAACTTGGTATTAAGAAGTTTTGCCATATCAGTTCGATTGCCGCTATTGGCTCTTCTGAACACACTTTGGAACTAGATGAAACCAACAAATGGGTAAATGATGACCTTACATCTCCTTATTCTGAGTCAAAGTACTTAGCAGAGCAAGAAGTTTGGAGAGGAATAGCCGAAGGATTGGAAGCTGTAATTGTTAACCCGTCTGTAGTTTTGGGTGTTGGTGATTGGCAAAGAAGTAGTGTAAAAGTGTTTAACTATATTACCGAAAACCCTCCTTATTACCCTTCTGGTTTACTGAACTATGTTGATGTAAGGGATGTTTCTGAGATAGTTTTAAAGCTGATTCAAAGCAATACGACAGGCGAAAGATTTATCCTAAATGCTGAAGCGATTCCGTATAGGAAGGCGTTTTCTATTATGGCTAAACACTTGGGAGCCAAGGCTCCAAACAAAAAGCTTCCATTATTGTTAGCTAAAGTATTAGTAAAAATAGAGGCGTTCAGAGCATGGATGGCTAATAAAGAACCTAAAATAACGGACGACCTTATCAGATCTACTGCCAAGAAATATTACTACAGCAATCAACGTATAAAGCACAAATTTGGGTATGAGTTCCGAAAACTAGAAGATACCATGCAGTGGGTTGGAAAACACTACAATAATACCTGA